CGGCACCAGAAACACCATCGCAAACATCGCAAACATAACGATCACGAGTATCAGTATCGCAAGCCCGATGCGCCGGATGGCATAACTCAGCATCTGCGGTACCTCTGGCGCAGGGGCCTGTCAGGTCCGGGCCTTGTGTCCTCAACGCGGGCCCGGCGCAGCGGCGCGCAAAGCAGAGGATCAGCTTCGGGGTCAGAGATGGTCACGAGCGATCCTCTCATCCCAGTTGCGCGTAAAGATCACCGCACCATTCTCGCGGATGGTCACCGTCATCTCAACACGGAAATTGCTGGCGTCGCAGGTCAGCCGCCCCTCACTTTCATGGCTTGCGGTCAGGCCCTTGCGCTCGATCTCCACCCGGAATTTGGTGAGGGTGGTGGCTGAAAGCGGATCTCCCTCGGTGATTTCATAGCGCGACAGGCATTCGGCGCGGTGGATATGGCCGATATCGGGCATCTCGCTGATGCCGGTCCAGCGCGGAAAATCGACGGTCATGCGGCCGGTCAGCAGATCATGGCGCACCTCGCGCCGGGCCGCAGCCTCGACCGGATGCGAGATTTGCGGTGTGTTCTCCGCAGAAACCGGCGGGTCAAACGCGCGCAGGGCACCATCGCTCGCCTGCGGTGCCCGCACCGGCAGCATCAGACGGCTCTCGCCGGTCTGAATGGTCAGCGTCGCAGGCTCGGGCGAGGGCCAGGCAATCGGCCAGTAGGTGGTGGAGATCGAGACTGCCAGCCGGTGACCTGCCGGCACGGCAACCGCCAGATCCTCCATCTCGACCGTGGCATCGGCCAGCTGGCCCGGCACCAGCGGCTCGGGAAATTCATGGCTTCTGCGATGCGTGAGGTTCAGGATGCCGATGCCGATCCGGGTCGAAGATCCGTCCTGCGCCACATCATTAAGCCTGACCGAGACCAGCGCCATCGGCTTGTCAGACGCAAACCGCAGCAAGACCTGCGGCGCGCCAAGCAGCTCGATCCGCGCCGGCAGCGGGTCCGAAAGGAACACGAGGCTGCCGCCATCATCCATGCGCTGATCGGTGGCCCAGTCGGCATTCTCGCCATAACGCCCGACTTCGCCGGCGGTCAGGCCCACCCACAGGGGCGAGCAGACCGGCAGACCCTGCACCGGCCCGGCCTCTTCGCCCAGCTGGTGGCCGGCATTCAGATGCAGGATGCGCGGCGTGACATGTGGCGATGGCCAGGACGGCTCGCCAATCCAGCGGCCGGGGCGCTCCAGGTAGCAGGTGCGCGGCGGCACGGGCTCCTGCATCCAGGTGCGGTAAAGGGGCTCGTCCATGATGCCGGTCTCGCGGCCTTTCATCCAGTGATCGCACCAGCGCAGCACTTCCTGCAACCAGCCGATGGCGGGCGCGACCGACACATCATAGGGGTAGGAATGGGCCCAGGGGCCGACCAGCCCCAGCCGTGGCCCCGAAAGCCCGGCCAGCAGGCGCGGCACCGCCTCGGAGTAATTGTCGGCCCAGCCCGAGACCGCATAGACCGGGATGGTGATTTTTGAGAAATCCTCGCAGACCGAGCCCTGTTTCCAGTAGTCATCGCGGCGCTGGTGGCGCAGCCAGGTGAGCATCCAGGGGAAATTCGCCTCGATCCGCTGCATCCAGATCTCGCGCCAGCGCGGCCCGACGATCGCCTCATCCGGCGGCAGGTCATTATTGGCAAACATGGTCGAAGACCAGTCGAAATCATCCTTTGACAGGCAGCCGCCGACCCGGTGGATATCGGTTGCAAAGCGGTCATCGGTCGAACCGACGGTGATCACGGTTTTCAGCGCTGGCGGCTGGCGCGCGGCGATCTGCAACCCGTTAAATCCGCCCCAGCTGATGCCGATCATGGTGACCTGGCCATCGCACCAGCCCTGAGCGGCGATCCAGGCGATCAGTTCGCAGCCGTCGATCTGTTCCTGCACCGAATATTCGTCGGTGATGATGCCGTCGCTTTCGCCGGTGCCGCGGATATCGACGCGGATGGCGGCATAGCCGTGACCCGCCAGATATTCATGCATGGCATTGTCACGGGTGCGGGTGCCATCATGCTTGCGGTAAGGCAGATATTCGAGCACCGCAGGCGAGGGCATATCTGCCCCGTCCGGCCCGACAGGCAGCCAGAGCTTTGCCGCCAGTCTGGTCCCGTCATTCAGCGGGATAAACAGGTTCTCGATGATGCGAACCGGGTACTGGAACTGGCTGTGATCGTGCATAGCGGCTCCTTTGTTGAACAACAATGCAATAAAGAATTTCTAGTGGCAAACGATTTTTTGCGTGCTGACAGCCTGAATGTTCTCACGGAATTGATCAGGCATTATTCTTATATCACTGCATCGAACGGGCTTGACCCGCTGAAATTTACATCGCTACTATATATATGTTCAACAAGGATGGTCCGATGTCGCAGCCAACCGCCAGGAATCCGCGCTATGATGTGCTGTTTGAGCCGCTGGCGATCGGGCCGAAACTCGCAAAGAACCGCTTTTTCCAGGTCCCGCATGCAAGTGGCATGACAAATGCGGCCCCGCATGTACGCGCGGCCTTCCGCGCCATGAAGGCCGAGGGCGGCTGGGGCGTGATCTCGACCGGCGCCTGCTCGGTTCATCCGTCGTCGGATGACAGCCCTTTTCCGGCGGCAACGCTCTGGGATGAGGCCGATATCCGCGCCCATGCGCTGATGACCGATGCGGTGCACGAACATGGCGCGCTGGCCGGGGTCGAGCTCTGGCATGGCGGCGCGGTGACGATGAACCGCACCACGCGGCTCGCGTCGCTGTCGCCCTCGGGCGTGCCCTGGATGGCGGGGCATCCGGGCTTTATGTCCTCTGCACGGCCCCGGGTGATGGACCGCAGCGACATCCGTGATCTGATCCGCTGGCATGCGGATGCGGCGGTCCGGGCCGAACAGGCGGGGTTTGACATCCTCTATGTCTATGCCGGCATGGGCTATCTGCCCTATCAGTTCCTGCTCTCTGACTATAATAAGCGCACCGATGCCTATGGGGGCAGCGCCCGCAACCGCGTGCGCCTGCTGGCCGAGCTGATCGACGCCGTGCGCGAGGCGACACATGGCCGGCAGGCGGTGGCGCTGCGCATCTCGCTGCAGGAATTGCGCGCCCGGCCGTCCGACTCTGCCGAAAGCGAGGCGCATGAGGTGATCTCGCTTCTGGCCGATGCGCCTGACCTGTTTGACGTCAAGATGGACTATTCTTCGACCGACTGCTCGGTCTCGCGCTATTCGCCCGAGGGCAGCCATGAGGCGGTGATTTCTTTCGTCAAACAGCTGACCGACAAGCCGGTTGTGGGGGTGGGGCGCTTTACCTCGCCCGATACGATGGTTTCGATGCTGCGGCGGGGCGTGCTGGATTTCATCGGCGGCGCGCGGCCGTCCATCGCTGATCCGTTCCTGCCCGAAAAGATCCGCACCGGGCGCGAGGACGAGATCCGCGAATGTATCGGCTGCAACCTGTGCATTTCCTCCTGGCATGACGGGGTCTGGGTGCGCTGCACGCAAAACCCCACCGCAGGTGAGGAATGGCGGCGCGGCTGGCATCCGGAAAAGGTGCCGGTGACGGCGCCCGCCATTCAGGGGGAGGCTGAAAGCGTTCTGGTGGTCGGTGGCGGTCCTGCAGGGCTGGAGGCGGCGCTGACGCTGGGGCGCCGGGGCTACCGGGTGACGCTTGCCGATCAGGCGCGCGAGTTTGGCGGGCGCCTGCGGTTTGAATCGCGGCTCCCAGGCCTTTCGGCCTGGAACCGGGTGACGGAATACCGGCTCGGGCGGTTGTCGCAGATGCCGAATGTGTCCCTGTTCCCTGAAAGCCCGATGCAGGCGGCGGATGTGCTGGAATTCGGCGCGCAGCATGTGGTCGTGGCGACCGGTGCGCGCTGGCTGCCGGTGACCTGCGGCATGAATGAACTGCCCGCCGGCCGGATCGAGGGCCCGCGTGTCTATACCCCTGACGACCTCGCGGCAGGTGCCCGCCCCGAGGGGCCGGTCGCGGTGTTCGACTATGACAATTATTATATGGGCTCGGCGATTGCCGAAATGCTGGCCGATCAGGGTCATGCCGTCACCTATATCACCAATTCCGGTGCGGCGGCGGCCTGGGGCATCATGACGAATGAACAGCCTTTGGTGCATCAGAGCTTTGCCCGCCGGCAGATCGCCTATCGCACGCTTGAGGTGGTGACGGATTTTGATGGCGAGACCCTGACCCTTGCCCAGACCTTCAGCGGTGCAACAAGCCGGATCGCCGCGCGGTCGCTGGTGATCGCTGGCCTGCGCGAGGGCGGCTCGGCGCTGCATGAAGCGCTCGCGGCTGCGGACCTGGCGGCGGCGGGGGTGCGCAGCCTGCATCTCACCGGCGATGCCAATGCCCCCGGCGCCATCGCGCATGCGACATATCAGGGCCATCGCACCGCGCGCGAGCTGGGCCTTGCCGCGCATCAGATCAGGGTGGGCCGCGACGCACCCTTTGCCCCGCGCGATTTTCTGGCGGAGGCTGCGGAATGACTGACGCCACCCCCTCCCCCCGCCGCACCCGCCGTGCCGCCCGCCAGGTCGGAGCGCTTGACCAGCCGCCCTTCGGCCAGCAGCCCCGGACCTATGATCCGGTCCGGGTGATATCCGACGATCAGGTCGCGCAGATCCATGAGGCGGCGCTGAGCGTCCTGCGCGATATCGGCATGCGGGTGCTGGAGCCCGGCGCGCGTGAGCGGTTCCGCGAGGCCGGTGCCCTGATCGAAGATGAGACGGTGCGCTTTCCGCCCGGCCTGATCGAAGAGACCCTGAAAACCGTGCCCGCGCATTTCACGCTGCGCGCCCGCAACCCCGCGCACAATCTGCGGCTGGGCGGCGGCGATCATATCTTTGCCTCGGTCGGCGGGCCGGCCTATGTGATGGACAATGATCGCGGCCGGCGCGACGGCACCTTTGCCGAGATGTGTGATTTCCTCAAACTCGTGCAGCAGATCAATGTCCTGCACCAGGAGGGCGGCGGCCCGTTCGAGCCGCTGGACCTGCCCGCCCATACCCGACACCTCGATATCTGCCTCGCGCAGATCACCATCCTCGACAAGAACTGGCAGACCCAGACCCTTGGCCGCCAGCGCACCATGGACGGGATCGAAATGGCCGCGCTGTCACTGGGCACCACGCCCGACGGGCTGACCGGGGTGCCGACGCTGCTTGGCATCATCAATACCAACTCGCCCCTGCAGCTTGATATCCCGATGGGCGAGGGGCTGATCACCATGGCCGAACATGGCCAGGTCAATGTGATCACCCCCTTCACGCTGGCAGGCGCCATGAGCCCGGTGACGCTGGCGGGTGCGCTGACGCTGCAACATGCCGAGGCGATGGTCGGGATCGCGCTGACCCAGCTGGTGCGGCCGGGAGTGCCGGTGATGTATGGCGGCTTCACCTCGAATGTTGACATGCGTTCGGGCGCGCCGGCCTTTGGCACGCCGGAATATACCCGTGCGGCCCAGGCCTCGGGCCAGCTGGCACGCCATATCGGGGTGGCGTTCCGCTCCTCCAATGTCTGTGCTGCCAATGCGGTCGATGCTCAGGCGGCGTATGAATCGCAAATGTCGCTCTGGGGGGCCCTGATGGGCGGCGCGCATCTGGTGAACCATGCTGCAGGCTGGCTGCATGGCGGGCTGACCGCCAGCTTTGAAAAGCTGATCCTCGATGCCGAGATGCTTCAGATGATGGCAGAGTATTTCCGCCCGATCGAGGTCAGCCCGGCGACGCTGGCGCTTGACGCCATCGCCGAGGTCGGCCCCGGCGGCCACTTCTTCGGCACTTCTCACACGATGGAGCGATATGAGCGGGCCTTTTATCGCCCGCTGGTCTCCAACTGGGACAATCACCCACAATGGCTTGAACGCGGTGCCGTCGAGACCCGCGAGCGCGCAAATACATTGTGGAAGCAGATGCTGGGGGACTATGAGGCGCCGCCGATGGATGCCGGTATTCTTGAGGCGTTGAACAGCTTCGTCGATCGCCGCAAGGCTGAGGGTGGCGCTCCGATGAACTGACGGCTCTCTGATCGCCGGCATCGGTCTGTCCGGGGCGGGGATTCGGCGAGATCTGCCAGCTGTCTGATTTTTCTTTCAGAACCTGGGGTTGATTGCGCAACTTTCTGTCTGACGCCGGGGCTGTGGCCGGTTTGGTCTGATCGGCGGCGCAGAATTATCTGCCTTATTTCATTACGTTTTTTGCATATCTTCGCGAGTATTTTGTGACTTCAGTGAAAAAGGCACTTGCGGGTTTGTTTTGCGGGGCCTAGATACCGCCTCACCGAAACGGAACGGTTGGCGGAACGAAGCGGCCTGAAGCGCAAGCGGATGGGGCAGAGGGAAGCGGGTCGGGAAGGGACGGGATATCGGGGCGACCTGATCGGACGAAATTCTGGATACGCGGTTGCAGGAAGCGCCAAGAGATTGGTGGTTGCTGCGGTTTTTGTGTCCCTGCTCTTTGACATTGATGGAAATGAAGGGATATGTGGGCGGTTTGGGCGCATACGGCGTCTAACTCGCAGCATATCGGCTCTTTAGGGAAGGGATCGTAAGATCCTGGACCGATGATGAGAGTGACAGCTTCACTAGTTTGTGGGTCACGTTGCTTCGGCAACCTGGCACATCAAATCTAGATGACTGTTTTTACGTCACAGACGTAAGACAGATGTGCGAAGGTTCGACGTCAAGGATAGTTCTTCGGAACTTTCAACTTGAGAGTTTGATCCTGGCTCAGAATGAACGCTGGCGGCAGGCCTAACACATGCAAGTCGAGCGCGCCCCATTAACTTCGGTTGGCGGGGTGAGCGGCGGACGGGTGAGTAACGCGTGGGAACGTACCCTTTGCTACGGAATAGTCTCGGGAAACTGGGGGTAATACCGTATAAGCTCTTCGGAGGAAAGATTTATCGGCAAAGGATCGGCCCGCGTTGGATTAGCTAGTTGGTGAGGTAATGGCTCACCAAGGCGACGATCCATAGCTGGTTTGAGAGGATGACCAGCCACACTGGGACTGAGACACGGCCCAGACTCCTACGGGAGGCAGCAGTGGGGAATCTTAGACAATGGGCGCAAGCCTGATCT
This genomic window from Gemmobacter sp. 24YEA27 contains:
- a CDS encoding CocE/NonD family hydrolase; the protein is MHDHSQFQYPVRIIENLFIPLNDGTRLAAKLWLPVGPDGADMPSPAVLEYLPYRKHDGTRTRDNAMHEYLAGHGYAAIRVDIRGTGESDGIITDEYSVQEQIDGCELIAWIAAQGWCDGQVTMIGISWGGFNGLQIAARQPPALKTVITVGSTDDRFATDIHRVGGCLSKDDFDWSSTMFANNDLPPDEAIVGPRWREIWMQRIEANFPWMLTWLRHQRRDDYWKQGSVCEDFSKITIPVYAVSGWADNYSEAVPRLLAGLSGPRLGLVGPWAHSYPYDVSVAPAIGWLQEVLRWCDHWMKGRETGIMDEPLYRTWMQEPVPPRTCYLERPGRWIGEPSWPSPHVTPRILHLNAGHQLGEEAGPVQGLPVCSPLWVGLTAGEVGRYGENADWATDQRMDDGGSLVFLSDPLPARIELLGAPQVLLRFASDKPMALVSVRLNDVAQDGSSTRIGIGILNLTHRRSHEFPEPLVPGQLADATVEMEDLAVAVPAGHRLAVSISTTYWPIAWPSPEPATLTIQTGESRLMLPVRAPQASDGALRAFDPPVSAENTPQISHPVEAAARREVRHDLLTGRMTVDFPRWTGISEMPDIGHIHRAECLSRYEITEGDPLSATTLTKFRVEIERKGLTASHESEGRLTCDASNFRVEMTVTIRENGAVIFTRNWDERIARDHL
- a CDS encoding FAD-dependent oxidoreductase, producing the protein MSQPTARNPRYDVLFEPLAIGPKLAKNRFFQVPHASGMTNAAPHVRAAFRAMKAEGGWGVISTGACSVHPSSDDSPFPAATLWDEADIRAHALMTDAVHEHGALAGVELWHGGAVTMNRTTRLASLSPSGVPWMAGHPGFMSSARPRVMDRSDIRDLIRWHADAAVRAEQAGFDILYVYAGMGYLPYQFLLSDYNKRTDAYGGSARNRVRLLAELIDAVREATHGRQAVALRISLQELRARPSDSAESEAHEVISLLADAPDLFDVKMDYSSTDCSVSRYSPEGSHEAVISFVKQLTDKPVVGVGRFTSPDTMVSMLRRGVLDFIGGARPSIADPFLPEKIRTGREDEIRECIGCNLCISSWHDGVWVRCTQNPTAGEEWRRGWHPEKVPVTAPAIQGEAESVLVVGGGPAGLEAALTLGRRGYRVTLADQAREFGGRLRFESRLPGLSAWNRVTEYRLGRLSQMPNVSLFPESPMQAADVLEFGAQHVVVATGARWLPVTCGMNELPAGRIEGPRVYTPDDLAAGARPEGPVAVFDYDNYYMGSAIAEMLADQGHAVTYITNSGAAAAWGIMTNEQPLVHQSFARRQIAYRTLEVVTDFDGETLTLAQTFSGATSRIAARSLVIAGLREGGSALHEALAAADLAAAGVRSLHLTGDANAPGAIAHATYQGHRTARELGLAAHQIRVGRDAPFAPRDFLAEAAE
- a CDS encoding trimethylamine methyltransferase family protein — translated: MTDATPSPRRTRRAARQVGALDQPPFGQQPRTYDPVRVISDDQVAQIHEAALSVLRDIGMRVLEPGARERFREAGALIEDETVRFPPGLIEETLKTVPAHFTLRARNPAHNLRLGGGDHIFASVGGPAYVMDNDRGRRDGTFAEMCDFLKLVQQINVLHQEGGGPFEPLDLPAHTRHLDICLAQITILDKNWQTQTLGRQRTMDGIEMAALSLGTTPDGLTGVPTLLGIINTNSPLQLDIPMGEGLITMAEHGQVNVITPFTLAGAMSPVTLAGALTLQHAEAMVGIALTQLVRPGVPVMYGGFTSNVDMRSGAPAFGTPEYTRAAQASGQLARHIGVAFRSSNVCAANAVDAQAAYESQMSLWGALMGGAHLVNHAAGWLHGGLTASFEKLILDAEMLQMMAEYFRPIEVSPATLALDAIAEVGPGGHFFGTSHTMERYERAFYRPLVSNWDNHPQWLERGAVETRERANTLWKQMLGDYEAPPMDAGILEALNSFVDRRKAEGGAPMN